From one Amphiura filiformis chromosome 13, Afil_fr2py, whole genome shotgun sequence genomic stretch:
- the LOC140168787 gene encoding uncharacterized protein, whose protein sequence is MAMGSPLSPLACNIFMEWLEQKAISTAPDSCRPRLWKRYVDDVLEIIRRGQVDNLTDHLNSIDPTGSIKFTYEQEQDGSIPFLDTLITRKPDGSVKLSIYRKKTHTDQYLQFSSHHPLHQKLGVVRTLLDRSESLVTEETDRQKEETNIREALSGCGYPDWSIKKVKQNRATPKTKTTSKNKDDSEKSKGMVVVPYVEGLTERISRVFKKHGFSYRYETSPHHPQYACSP, encoded by the coding sequence ATGGCCATGGGTAGCCCCCTCAGCCCCCTTGCTTGTAATATCTTTATGGAGTGGCTTGAGCAGAAAGCTATTTCCACAGCCCCGGATAGCTGTCGCCCACGTCTCTGGAAGAGATACGTTGATGACGTGTTAGAAATTATACGCAGAGGACAAGTTGACAATCTTACTGATCACTTAAATTCAATTGATCCCACCGGCAGCATTAAATTTACCTATGAACAAGAGCAGGACGGTTCTATTCCATTCCTTGATACCCTGATCACAAGAAAACCAGACGGGTCAGTGAAACTTAGCATATACAGGAAGAAAACCCACACCGATCAGTACcttcagttctcctcccaccacccTCTCCATCAAAAGTTAGGAGTTGTCAGAACTTTACTAGACCGGAGTGAATCGCTAGTCACCGAGGAAACGGACAGACAGAAAGAGGAGACCAATATACGCGAAGCGTTATCTGGCTGTGGTTACCCAGATTGGTCGATCaaaaaagtcaaacaaaatagAGCCACTCCAAAAACAAAGACTACCTCAAAGAATAAAGATGACAGTGAAAAGTCTAAAGGTATGGTTGTAGTTCCCTATGTAGAGGGGCTCACCGAGCGAATATCAAGAGTTTTCAAAAAGCATGGCTTCTCCTACCGCTATGAAACCTCACCGCACCATCCGCAGTATGCTTGTTCACCCTAA
- the LOC140168786 gene encoding uncharacterized protein, whose translation MVLGADKGRATVVMDKTEYQQKMCALLSDSKTYEKLDRDPTPKHKRELVSILHRLEKDDKIKKADKQFLYPTSENVPRIYGSPKIHKDGTPLRPIVDFTGSIGYNVAKSLADILSPIVGQSEHHVLKKKSLAEDLKDVTLEEDEILNSHDVVALLPVHPLISLFIYSEKDLTRTKISKTEHSSLLMTL comes from the coding sequence ATGGTCCTGGGAGCTGATAAAGGACGGGCAACGGTTGTCATGGACAAAACGGAGTACCAACAAAAAATGTGTGCCCTCCTCAGTGATTCTAAGACCTATGAAAAATTAGATCGCGACCCCACACCAAAACACAAAAGAGAGCTGGTTTCAATCCTTCATAGGCTCGAAAAAGACGATAAGATCAAGAAAGCGGACAAACAATTCCTGTATCCCACCTCGGAAAATGTACCTCGAATTTATGGTAGTCCCAAAATTCACAAAGACGGTACCCCGCTTCGTCCTATAGTGGACTTTACAGGTTCCATAGGTTATAATGTGGCCAAATCTCTTGCTGATATTTTGAGCCCTATTGTTGGCCAATCTGAGCACCAtgttctaaaaaaaaaaagtcttgctGAAGATCTCAAAGATGTTACCCTTGAGGAAGATGAGATTCTTAACTCGCACGATGTGGTGGCGCTTTTACCAGTACACCCATTGATCTCACTCTTCATATACTCAGAGAAAGACTTAACGAGGAcaaagatctcaaaaacagaacactcctcTCTACTGATGACATTATAG
- the LOC140168785 gene encoding sodium/calcium exchanger 2-like produces the protein MKETYIEVQESAEMVMIPIQRLGYEGTPVTVGELEVWESGSIVMILIQQIGYEGIPVFVYVQVDNEAVSDVELVSSKVKFESDETESNATLRYTDDETVEEDQRVSVSLVDAQGGMIASPRTVIIVIKDDDSSFRFLQEVYQVGETTTTLTVTILRSGCLSCVATVDYRTVDSTATSSDYTSSSGTVRFGSGETLKKIDISIINDNEVESQEQFTIELLSRVIVSETRIIILDDDTSVVPRPQPISGLG, from the exons atgaaggaaacctacatagaGGTGCAGGAATCAGCGGAGATGGTAATGATTCCTATTCAACGACTAGGCTATGAAGGAACTCCTGTGACTGTAGGTGAGTTAGAAGTATGGGAATCAGGCAGCATAGTAATGATTCTTATACAACAAATAGGCTATGAGGGAATTCCTGTGTTTGTAT ATGTTCAAGTCGATAATGAAGCAGTCTCGGATGTTGAATTAGTTTCATCTAAAGTCAAATTTGAATCAGACGAGACTGAATCTAATGCCACACTTCGCTATACAGATGATGAGACGGTAGAGGAGGACCAGAGGGTGTCGGTATCCCTGGTAGATGCACAGGGTGGAATGATTGCATCACCAAGAACGGTTATCATAGTTATCAAAGACGATGATT CTAGTTTCAGATTCCTACAGGAAGTATACCAAGTAGGGGAAACAACAACTACTTTGACAGTGACCATTCTGCGCAGTGGTTGTTTATCATGCGTCGCAACAGTGG ATTATCGAACAGTTGATTCAACAGCAACTTCTTCAGATTACACGAGTTCTTCAGGCACAGTCCGATTCGGTTCTGGGGAAACATTAAAGAAGATCGACATTAGTATAATAAATGATAATGAAGTTGAGTCCCAGGAACAATTTACAATCGAGTTGCTGAGTAGAGTGATAGTCTCAGAAACTCGGATTATAATCTTGGATGACGACACCTCTGTAGTACCGAGACCGCAACCAATTTCAG GATTAGGATGA